From Rhopalosiphum padi isolate XX-2018 chromosome 2, ASM2088224v1, whole genome shotgun sequence:
ttttttttattcagaagaattaataggtaggtatagtcaTCTGTATTTCAGATTGATGACTAATCCTCAACATCATCTGTTTAAATATTACCAATTGTtagtttagtatatttatttcgttAGTAAAATTGTATCAACCAACTCAAGCGAAAGacctaaattttgaaaataataattgatattcatatagataaataattatgtaattattatttatagcattatcatattttatgatgaATTGCCTTTTAGAAGTACCTACGAtgtattaatctataatatataaattaattattacagactaggaagatattatttataaatatcaagtataatatagaagTAAATCTTGTTCTTCTAGTCACTTTTAATGTGATCTCGCAAGAGTTGACATATGTCCAAGTTGTAGACAAGATAAGTGGTGACATTCCAAAATATACTATTGCTACTTTTCATATTGTTCGGAAAACACGATTTTCTATTCTAAActgttattaaattgaataaataaagtaaaatgtgttaacaattcagaaaaatataacTCATACGTCATATTTAATGccaaaatgtctttaaatatattaggtatttctcaatagtaataatgtaataaattatattatacgagtataatatgatttaaatgtgTGTGTTATGTAGATTAATACACTTGGAATTTTATCATTTTGCTGATTTGAACTgacataatatcattgattttataaaatatattatacaatttatattataaaatcaatgttaatatacatacaaaatctGTATTAATTTCGCTACTATAGGCTTAGTAATTAatcgattttcaatttttaaacggAAAAACAGTTTTAAGCGaaacaaaatcattatttttatattaatgataggtcaaccatttttttgtttttatgaagaGATAATTTTCCGTGacgtatcatttttttatttttagtaaattatatcaataattttatatttataaacggaaaaattgaaatttttcaatcattaaaaaataataattatgaaatatacccTATCGAAATTTCcaatgtaactatatatttttataactaaaggTTTAATAAGATTAAAACTGTTTAACACTGTCAAACTAcagagaataataaaaatgtggataataattattttattttattgggacATAATAGTCTGTTGTCTAACCTAAATTTCTGACATTATACCTACCGAAGTTACGATGACACGTGCGGCGGCCGCGCATATTTTATTACCGTTCTACTTGTTTAAAACTTGTTTTGGTCATCGTATTATTTatcatgacaataatatattttcataatattttaatactcgaatattatctgtattatcataatattatattatgccatGTCCATTGGTTAACAGATATTGAgcaccgttttttttttttaatttaactgcttttattttctattttattttggattGAAATATAGtcataacatataatactttattttctaacaattattaaatcagAAATACTGTACCgagaaattaatgttttttattatactagctGTCCCCGCGCACTTCGTTGTCCGTACTAAATGCACCCCTGTTAAGTTTAATTGACTATAATGGTAACAATTCTGACATTTTGTTTaaggataaaaactatttttggttttcagATTAGGTGTGTTTATGAACGATAATATCTCTgacatatcaattttatataaatttcccGCCTACAattgcattttttcaatcgaaTAACCGATTATATATCATtcgttaaaaaaatcaattattcgtataatcgattaattaattacatagcctttaataaaacacaatacagagatattataattgaattagtCGGCGTGTTAAGCCTCAGAACAAATTCATATCTACACGCCGATAAAATACACGCACAAAAAAAAGGTCAGGTTGCAAGATATCTAGGAACACACGGGCCGCCGTGCAATACTGTATTTTCTGTTATCGGTagactattattgttattattatatgaataaagatatacaaattttaaattacacgtaaacatttatttttaccaatttcaaccctttaaaataagaatttttaaaaatcctcTTAGTGCAcggtgaaattataatattaatttaccctcaaaatccatgttttttttttttttttttattgatctctTGAAACATCGGCTGAAAGGGCCATTAGTTTaacttaactaaaattaattgacAAAAAGTGATTAGGTGACATGTTAGATACAATGTTTACATTTAGGTATTTgtagcttaaattaaattatatagttatgctTCTTTTAGAAATCGTAAGATGTTGATAAATGATCATGGGTCTGGTCCTAGTGCTACCCCAATTTTTAGTGAAATTTGGTGCTTTGTTCTCAGGTTTTCGTATACTTGGCATTCAGTGACTATATGCTTGACTGTGTAGTCCACTGCACATGTTTTACATATGGGATGTATGTATGCCCTATTCGTAgtctatttattatagtttcatcTTTCCTCTTAAATCCTGAGTTATGCCATGGCTGGATGTTGTTTTTTAGAATTTGgatgatttgtttttatttttgtcttcaTATGTGCATGTGTTGAAAATTAGTGTGTGGTTGGAAGTGGCTGCGTTTGACGCTTCGGGATCTGCTTTTTTGTTTCCTGGTATGCCGCAGTGTCTGGGTACCCATACATAGCATAATATGTCTATGCCCATATCTCGTGCTTCAATGGTTTTATCGTGGATTAGTTTGGATATGTCTGATGGGTGAGTTGTGTTTTGGATTCCTGTGATGCTACTGAGTGAGTCACTGATTATCAGATAGTTGTTGTGTGTTGTTTTTGTGTTTTGAAGTATACATAACACCGCTTTGTAAATTACCAATACTTCGGCTGTATAGATAGAACATTCGGTTGATAGTTTATATGTTACAGCTATATTTTCTACTACTATTGATATCCCGACGCTATCAGTCGTTTTGGAAGCTTCAGTGAAGATGTATTTTCTATCttgatatttttgtagtatGTCGTGGAacagatttttatatatattagtatttttttttgtattcagaTATTTCTGTATTAGTGTTAATTTGCATTGACCGTGAGGGGGTAGTTTTAGGATTTTTTGTTACTATCTCTCTTATATTTATTCGTAATTTTTCAGCTTATTTAATTATGatgttatctatatatttatttgttgggttatttttgttttttattgttcgAGCTGCATATAGTATATTGTTGAGTGTCCTTCTTATGTAGGGGGAAGGTTCGTTCGCAATATTTCTTAAACTCACTATTGGGCTAGATTTAAAGCCTCCTATTGCTAATCGTATGCCTGTGTTTAGTGGTACGTCAATCATTTTTAGATGTTTTGGATTGGCTGTTCTGAAGATTATTGAACCATATTCGGATTTGGATCTAATTAGTGCTATGTGAATTTTTAGAAATGTCGAAGAATCGCCACCCCATGATGTGTGGGAgattattttcataatgttaAGTTATGGAATAACAGTTTTAcgagaaacaaaatattttttttaataataataatagatcaattaattgttttttgttaataaagaGAAAATATTCCACGATGTAGCACTTATCATTTTCCAATAACTTATCTAAGTCTGTTGTCTAACCTAATTTTTTGATGTCATGTGTACCGAAATAATTACGATGATACATGCGGCGGCtgtgtatctattattatcgTTCTACAAAACTTGTTTACGTTATCGTATTTTTTATCATGACAATATAtttccataatatttaaatatttaaatattatctgtatcattataatattatcttattatacgATGTCCATCAATTAACGGATAATGAGcaccgttttttattttaatttatctgcttgtattttctattttattttggattgaattaaacttttttacacaagatattttatgtataaaatataatttattgatgattAAAACATGCTATTCAGTTTGGAATAGAAAATTTCCtagtttagtatatttattttacattacaattGTGTCAACAAACTCAATCGAATAacgtgatattaaaaaataaaaatctattttcatatagataaacaagtatgtaattattatttatagcttatattttatattgaatgatTTTTTAGAAGTATCTacgatgtattaaattataatgtataaaaatgattcttacaGACAAAGAAGAAATTATATACAACTATCAAGTAGTTCTGGAGTAAATACTGTTCTCGGTTTTCAACCTTGAAAATCGTCCACAATTTATTGCTGAAAAAATACGGCCATAGGGGTTGATATTCCAAAATGTACTATTGCCACTTTTCATATTGTTCAGGAATCACGATTATCTATTGTGAACTGTTATTAAATAGAAGAAAATAGTAAACAATACGGGACGAATTGACAGTAAACcttttgtagattttttttcctCACGCTGAGTTCACAACCGCCCCTTTCcaatgtatatgtttttataacttacgataagattaaaattatttaataccgtCAAACTACAGAGTATAATAAAAACgtcaacaaaaattattaccgAAATCATGAAGATATATGGGGCGGCCGTGTATCTATTCATACgtctacaatataaatattttataattgctaTCTGGAATTGTTTCCGTTATCGTATTGTTTAtcacgacaataatatatttttgtaaaatttaaatgtttgaatattatcTGTGAATTGatatatattcataacataatataatacttcgacttctaacatttaataaatcagaAATACTATACCCAATAATTGatgatttgtattaaattattttatctttacttTGAGATAAAACTGTGCTAGAGCGTAAGAATCCGGTTAGATAGCAGATAGACAATGATTATTTAAACGAATTAGTATATAGGTTGATCATTGAACTATAATAGGAAATTTATCGATATCGTTTAACTGAGTTACTAAATAAGCTGTAGAATTACCGAGTTACACCAtataacgattttttaatgGCATCGTGTTGTtataaaatctatgtattatttgtatatacaaatattaataaaaaaaagtacatttaaGTATTTGTCGTGGCTTATATTTATTGGCTATTATgaatatgtattgaaattttaaaaacttatatttgaaACGTCTATTTCaggttttttatgattatttaagtataccctgtaagattttttatttaatttttaatatattcaatatttaacctGCAGTTtccacataatatgtgtataattataattatactgttattattattatattacatatattataattgggcACAGTAGACTATGCCCGGACAATGTTaactatttacaaatttaccCTTAATAATCGGGCACTGTGCATTGCTCGTCTTTGCTACTTtgcccataatatattatatataactatttttgttaataatgcataattaataattataataatattaaacttaatgaATGTGATAGATACTACTCtaagttatttaaaactattatctgAAAGtttgtaatgatatttaaattattatacaactaaaaacttcataattaattatcatcatAACCCAATTATTATGTGTCATTATTAAATccaatacataattgtataaaactatgtacaaattataattctcATTGATAAGtagggttttaaaatttcatgaaatttattttcataaatatttcatttcaatgtaaaataaaatataaattattatatatttaagttacgTCAACTTGTcagtgaacatttttaaaagttggtttattgtgtaaaataaagaaaatatgtataataataataataagaagaaggAACCAATAAAGatccaattaaaaatacaagtgtGAAGTGATAAAttctagggctcggaagttgttgtatttacgtttttgtttttgaactatttGATTAGTGAGATAAAAATCTTTTCCCAGAcactacgaaaaaaaaatatcaaaaatgtatagtgcatatttttgcatatttactatcaatattttctgtgtataatcagtatattttttctaatcaaTTATAACCGAACACGTTTAAAAGAAGAATACGTATTTTTCAATATtgcattgaaatatttcaaaaagagtaaaattatcaattttgaaatatttcaaatttaaaaccctattgataagtatataatatacatataaattataatcaatatgacaatatttactGTAATAGAACACAATATTTTCTACCTATGCAccttttaaataaacaacaataattttaaatttaataagtacaaaAGGTCAATAATAAAAGTAGGACATAGTTATGATACCTCAGGCAGTCTGTCTTCAACAGTCAAATACGTTCATAGATAATTACAATAACTTATCCTTAATCTTAGCTATGTTGACCACCTCTAATTTTTAAGAGATATctgattcatatttttttagttttgttataattttaaagtcaatAACTACAAAAGAAGTAATTCTTTGTTTTGGACTCATTCGATCTATGAAATTGTATCCCTTAAGAAAGAAATCCATTATACTTAATCCCTGTGCACAtgtaagaaattatattattacatttgttatttatccctgaaagaaaaataaactgtaacaatattaataaatattaaatcatcctACAAGTGCCACATAAGCCTaagtaacataattaatatagccCCTTTATgagaataatatattctaactaCTCgaagatattttgaaaacaataaataatagtaatctatagtaaaataatgtaatgaaaaCCTACGTCCccattaaatataacttattaaatattatactagttcACATATTTATGTaccgaataaatattattttcattcatagCAACGCTAACACCTGCTTATGTTTCATTGCAAGTGATCAACTATACTAAATTTATGCTTATGTTTGTCAGCATTTATAGTGCAAATGGTCattcacaatttttaattatatatttttaattatatatttttaattactgttcaaataattattttttcaataacaaaaataagttatgtaactaaaaattattattatacggcgcATTAGATAGGCTATTTAGATACACAATTTCCTGGTGCTCTAACATTTGGTCGCATTGACGAAAAAgtactcaaaataatataataattatattcacaattatatagtattattgaaattagtAAAATCTATAAAGTTTATTCGGTTTATACCTATGCACATAAAGAAGGATTCACATCGTTCTCTCGCGTGCCAGAAATCAATTTTTACATGTTATTATCATAGTTATACAGTTCATATCAATCGTTGGGTATAATATTTAGAGTATTACTTCGTGGTGGTTTTGTtaccttttattatattcatcagCCTCTACTTCTAATTTTCACATTTATTCACAGTATTCACAGAGTAAAACAGTAAGGTTGCACAaactttattgtttttgaataaatggATTTTCTTTTAATCAGCAATAACATTTAACGTTTAAATTTTCTAGTCTTTACTCGAAAATTAATTTGACAAGTTTTCAAtagaaatatcatattttttaaattcaaattgagtacatacatattatattttatattcgtaaaaatcaatcatcatattatgtttgatatagTCGATTCTTTAaagcaaatataatatgaaatacatttaaaaatgtgtatttcaaattcaaaaattgacGTCGGAAAATATGAAACAAAGAGTAAGTTATAAGAACAGCGATGATGTAACTATAAAATAGCAAGCCTAGTAAGGGTTCTCCACATTCTGATGTACAAACCCCTTTCATACTATTTTATGATGTCACGCCCCCCGCACCATAATGAGATTGAATTatgcttaatatatatatcttatattttatttgtaaaatatacatcatcATGCATTAATTCTAGTTGTtggataaatataaaagaaaatcaaatgtattaataaataataattaactaaattaatgataatcaatttaatactaaatacaatatatacacgtggttaataatgagtaataaaagtaaattatacaagtctatattatatgtatttaatatatccGTAATTGTAGAAGTTGTTGGGATGCCTTTAAAGGATATAAGTAATTCATTTTGCTACTCaaaacagttaataatattaaataatattatcaaaacctatacgagtattattattatagaatttggAATGAAATGTACAGACAACTTCATACGTAGAGGAAGTATAAATATGAACATTCGAAGGATTTTATAGTAGTATGTATCAGATACAtactatctaataatataatataatatctgataTTGTACCTCGTACCTACAGTCATACACTCATACGTAAAAACCGTTTAACACGTttctaattttaacaataataatatagggatttatacaattattaatttattcagttGTTTCAATTCACCATTGATTTCATCtacacatatttcataataaattttactactacatttttgtaaaaaataaaataaaattatatttttatctatcaatttattatacaaaaattatttttgatttgtttttaatgttaaccctttttataattttatttattgaaaaaatttgatgttaacatttttatgttaaaataatcaaatattcaatCAACTAAGAGTTTAATATTCATACCACGTGTGCTTATTTGGAGTTAAGATAAGaagagtaaataataaacaacttatGTATGCATGTCGAAAAATACCCCTTACTACACTTtctcatacaaatttaaataagttttttcgaTGTTCAATATTTgtctatattttctaaatatttaataaaaactaagtaCTTActgttttctttaaatataataaaactccTCAAATGAATatcttatataaattgtaaaaatatatttatttcatagatatattaatatgtctatGATTTATTTGCTACCTATCACAATAATGTAGCGAGTGGTAATAATCTCTATGTACGGTATACAAAACCATTAGGTTACAAAATGTTAGCTTAATCAAGAGTTAAATTCAGAAAACTATtaagtactttattttaaaatatacaatttgttcATCAAACACAACATTTGAActagtaatattgtaaaaaaaacacgaaattataatatgtggctcatacaatttttaactaaaagaaGAAACACAATTGTATTGAATGGATTCGGAAATGTCAAGTGTGTGCATGTAGGTATGTTTAGAATACACTCAAgtatgttagtataatattatgtagatattagtagataatattgctttttattAGCATTATGTCCTAATTCTGGTTGTAATTACGAGACCTACCGATATATAAGTCCtagtaactatattattgtcGATATCTATTATTCGGTGTTTGgtgaatacaaattaaaatcatatatttttacattttacattatataggtacaaaaatcatttatctattaggtaaatattgaaatgttaacttacattaatttatatgttatgttttgagtttaaataatatacatttgtattttagatACTTACATAACATCTATGATATTTTGAGTTTGTAACAGGTACATATTACgaataaatgaacaaaaattattaattaataaattaatattatgaacaataattattaataagtatcaaTATCAATCACCAGGTGGATTTGTTTCGTTACCTATTATTAGCAACGACCGTTGATAAATTCTGTTGTAATATCATCTGTTCttaccacggactaagatatatttaaataatacgtcTATGGTTTTTACCACGATTACGTAGATGATAATACTTATCAATATGCTGTTATCATAACTACATACTCATCTAAAttccttatattaatattattatagtttattagtgAATACGTGTAATATACTGTTAATtgctatgaaaaaaattatattttaaataatttaaatatactgttcattattttagtcggtaatattaaggaaattaattatttcaaattaaaaataatggctGTGACAATAATTACTGATTTATCAAACACTCATGAACTTCAAAAGTAACTAACTAGGTGTTTgagaatacaattatattcaaCGACTGAACGGTTTGTCTAATTAACTATTTGAAATAAATCATACAAAGTTTGTAacattaaaaatggaaaattcaaataattcatcAACTGCGCAAGTACAATCTAACAACtttgatataaaacaaaacaatgcaAATGAAGTAGTTAAAACAAATCAGATATTAAATGGCAATAAAGTATTAGCTAATGACAAACAATTTCATCCTTGTAAAACTATGCATGAAATGACACCAGGtccaaaaaaatatcaaaatattaaaaagtcgCCTGACAAAGAACCAAAATTTGTTCCCTATGAGCCATACAAGGCAGCAGTGCGTTCAATAGTGCCAGAGTTGGGTAAATCTTCAGTAGCCATATTTAAAAGAAGACTGTCCACTACTTCTAATTGTAGTAAAGTATCAAATGTAACTGAAGAGAAAGAAGATATGATAACTATGCTGACTCAAGAAAAACAGGTGAAgagatgaatattatttaatattacattaacttattgagtataatatacatattttcagcTATTAATTGATACTTATATTTCATGcatcttaaaattgtattttagaatCTAGAAGAAGAGATTGATAAACTTAATAGACAAATAGCTAATATGGATCTCCAAATGGGCTCGCAGGCACAAGTTAATAATGAACTTAAAAATATGCTTGTTGCATCTATTGGTGAAGATATAGAAGCCAAAATACAAATGTTGACCGAGGATAAGGTATTATTGGCACACAAATTGCTCAATTTTACTGGAGCATTAGCTGGTCGACAAGATCAATTAGAAACAGTAGCTGGAGAACGAGATGTGTTACGTAGTAAATTTTTAGCTGGCaggtaatgttataaaatatcacttttttttctagctaaatacttatatacctaatgtaaataatatttttaaagtttaataatagaaGATTTATCCAAGTGGAAGACATTTCTGTGTGACCGAGTAGATAATTTAGAAGCTTCATTACAAACAATATTGGACGAAAATCGAAAAAATAGACATCTACTAAAATCAGCTCATGAGTATGTTAATcatgaaacatatgaaagatataatataatataatataattattttaatataggaaTTTGAAAGTATTACAAAATTACTACAAGCTTGAAGTATCAACTAAACAAAAACTACTAGATAGTACAACAATAGCTGAAGATATAAACAGGATATCTTTGTTACtaagaaaacatttattaaccACACAGATTCAAGAACTCCAAGTACATTCTGCTATCCACCAGACACAAGCTGAATCTCAAGCTCAACAAGTAtgactttttaatttaacttttcatataaacataaatgtatcTTATGATAAAACTAtctgaataaataaaagtttgaaaaaagttaatcatttattaagttttaaaaattaaaattaagtatcaaGCAATTTGACAAATTTCATGACATTATGAAAATGAAGAAATATAGTTAGAATATTTTgtgttatgaaataatattttgataattttattttaagaaaaattgaattaccaaccaatataatatcaatagctAGTGctctttttaagaaaaatatgtttaagagTTAAGGATTACCTAATcactagggctcggaagttgatgcattttgcattttttttggaactttttagacAATGCTCTCCTAGccacaaatgtgtttcattagtatgtaaatttaatgaactaatttttattttgcatttttttatgtatattacttttaaattctttttagtcatttttactgatttcacattaGTTCACTTCTTATTGTTTC
This genomic window contains:
- the LOC132921180 gene encoding golgin-45; translated protein: MENSNNSSTAQVQSNNFDIKQNNANEVVKTNQILNGNKVLANDKQFHPCKTMHEMTPGPKKYQNIKKSPDKEPKFVPYEPYKAAVRSIVPELGKSSVAIFKRRLSTTSNCSKVSNVTEEKEDMITMLTQEKQNLEEEIDKLNRQIANMDLQMGSQAQVNNELKNMLVASIGEDIEAKIQMLTEDKVLLAHKLLNFTGALAGRQDQLETVAGERDVLRSKFLAGSLIIEDLSKWKTFLCDRVDNLEASLQTILDENRKNRHLLKSAHENLKVLQNYYKLEVSTKQKLLDSTTIAEDINRISLLLRKHLLTTQIQELQVHSAIHQTQAESQAQQILAQKMPREKMNNVDATCNAIMEASQALESNIQLCCGHCTGTVKLI